The following coding sequences are from one Eleginops maclovinus isolate JMC-PN-2008 ecotype Puerto Natales chromosome 11, JC_Emac_rtc_rv5, whole genome shotgun sequence window:
- the LOC134871646 gene encoding putative SCAN domain-containing protein SCAND2P, which produces MTEGESPLGQALQRLALMQESTTALQRQQSEALLVIASSQREDRALLRELLQRPAAREAEPVTNPARPPQIALQKMSADDDPEAYLDIFEGTAAACGWPEEEWAVRLLPLLAGAAQLAAHSLPASDRHEYKQLRRAILDRLGSTPEGHRRRFRALPFEDAGRPFSYAKQLLDAARRWLQPGMRSAEDVMEQVALEQFVAGLPSSTANWVQCHRPASLEAAVVLAEDHLSLPRRSMKEEPRQPVVPADRPVPAPRRRFPTAAAAPRSPQPTTRPLPTQALPHLSLSLSPQDPASASGRPAPRGAPQAPGQECWRCGRPGHFRRECPMMEVGQLVRVAGPPVASPGLEGTYRIP; this is translated from the exons ATGACGGAAGGAGAAAGCCCGCTGGGCCAGGCCCTCCAGCGTCTCGCCCTCATGCAGGAGAGCACAACGGCCCTACAACggcagcagagcgaggctctcctcgtaatcgcctccagccagcgggaggaccgtgctctcctgcgggagctgctgcagcgtccggccgcccgggaggccgagccggtgaccaaccccgcccggccgccgcagattgccctccagaagatgtcagccgacgacgacccagaggcttatctggacatattcgagggcactgcggcggcgtgcgggtggccggaggaggagtgggctgtgcggcttcttcccctgctggccggggcagcgcagctagccgcccacagcctgccagcgtccgatcgacatgagtacaagcagttgcggagggccatcctggaccggctcggcagcacaccagagggacaccgccgccggttcagggcccttcccttcgaggacgctggccgccccttctcctacgcgaagcagctcctcgatgcggcgaggcgctggcttcagccggggatgcgctccgccgaggacgtcatggagcaggtggcactggagcagtttgtcgccgggctgccatcgtcaacggcgaattgggtccagtgtcaccgccctgccagcctggaggcagccgtcgtcctcgcggaggaccacctttcgcttccccggcggagcatgaaggaggagccccgacaacctgtcgtccccgcggaccgacccgttccagccccaaggaggaggttcccgacagcagccgctgcaccgcgttcccctcaacccacgacccggccccttcccacccaagccctacctcatctctctctctctctctctccccaggatcCAGCCTCCGCCTCTGGTCGTCCGGCACCACGGGGGGCTCCTCAGGCGCCAGGGCAGGAGTGCTGGCGGTGCGGGCGGCCCGGCCACTTCCGGCGGGAGTGTCCCATGATGGAGGTCGGACAGTTGGTCCGGGTTGCGGGACCGCCAGTTGCCTCCCCCGGTTTAGAAGGGACGTACCGTATACCG tag
- the LOC134871774 gene encoding protein FAM200A-like, which produces MVACDSLMVMSCVANLTYYSLRTVLRAKLTHIYKHSRREYFKIGCSTANICYICTSLAIYLAPMDRFVVRKVPEGQAAMTEGQAATTEGQAATIGQGQASEASTSQKRLKRKYNEEYVKYGFTVTTDRAGEEVPLCFVCSTILCNEAMKPSKLTRHMETHHVHLKAKPVEYMQQMLRDFKGQQATMRKSAKINENALKASYLVALRVAKSKKPHTIAEQLILPAAIDMCRAMVSEECANKLKTIPLSDNTIGRRIGEMANDVKDQLMAKLQTVLFSLQIDETTDVTNDAQLLTFVRYEDSGTMCEEFLFCKPLPGRTTGVEIFKALDDFFTEHNISWQRCVALCSDGARAMSGSKTGLFAHVRRVAPGVIWTHCLIHREALASKDLSVELSGVFDVVVKTVNFIKRNALNTRLFSSLCHDLGSEHSSLLYHSEVRWLSRGAVLARVFELRGAIYEFLCEKHSDLASNFNDSYWLTKLAYLTDVFAELNKLNSSMQGRDANVMQLYEKLDAFVKKMSKWIERVESNNLAMFPSVEEYPDSTDINDTICEHLRKLVRQFAKYFTDSEEWRRDSKWILLPFSDDASVGSSLTAVEEDKLIEMSTDSVRRHMYDTQPLVKFWISCQTEFPQLAAKAMRCLLPFPTTYLCESGFSTLAYLKNKYRARLDPENDMRLSLSTISPRIDRLCGLHHAQISH; this is translated from the coding sequence atggtagcctgtgattcgctaatggtaatgagttgcgtcgctaacctcacttattattcattacgtacagtcttgcgagcaaagttgacacacatttataagcatagccgacgagagtattttaagataggttgtagtacagcaaacatttgttacatatgtactagtctagctatatatctagcaccaatggatcgttttgtagtgaggaaagtgccagagggacaggctgccatgacagagggtcaggctgccacgacagagggacaggccgccacgatagggcaaggacaggcttccgaagcgtcaacttcgcaaaaaagactcaaaagaaaatacaatgaggaatatgttaaatatggattcacagtgacgacagacagagcaggagaggaggtaccactgtgtttcgtatgttcaacaattctctgtaatgaagctatgaagccgtcgaaacttacgcggcatatggagacgcatcacgtccacttgaaggccaaacccgttgagtacatgcaacagatgttgcgtgatttcaaaggacagcaggctaccatgaggaagagtgcaaaaataaatgaaaacgcactgaaagcatcgtatctggtcgctctcagggttgcaaaaagtaagaagccccataccattgcagagcagcttatattgccagcagccatagatatgtgcagagctatggtaagcgaagaatgtgccaacaaattaaaaactattccgttgtcagacaacacaatcggaagacgaattggggaaatggcaaatgatgtcaaagaccagctgatggcaaaacttcagacagttctgttttcccttcaaatcgacgagacgacagatgttactaatgatgcgcaactgttaacatttgtgcgatacgaggacagtggcactatgtgcgaggaatttcttttttgcaaaccactgcctgggcgaactaccggtgtagaaatatttaaagcactggacgattttttcacggagcacaatatctcgtggcagaggtgcgttgcattatgcagcgatggggcccgagccatgagtggcagcaagactggactgtttgcgcatgtaaggagggtggctccgggggtaatttggacacactgcctgattcatagagaggctctcgcctccaaagatctcagtgttgagctcagtggtgtgtttgatgtcgttgtcaagacggtcaacttcataaaacgaaacgcattgaatacacgcctgttttcatccctatgccatgacttgggaagtgaacacagctctctcctttatcattcagaggtgcgttggctgtctcgcggcgctgtgctcgcccgtgtgtttgaactacgcggagctatctacgagttcttgtgcgagaagcattctgatctggcttccaatttcaacgatagttactggttaactaagctggcgtacctcacagatgtttttgcagagctgaacaagttgaacagctccatgcaagggagagatgcaaacgtcatgcagctctacgagaagctcgacgcatttgtgaaaaaaatgtcaaagtggatcgaacgagtggagagcaataacttggcgatgtttccttcagttgaggaataccctgacagcactgacatcaacgacactatatgtgagcatttgaggaagcttgtgcgtcaattcgcaaagtacttcactgattcggaagagtggcgccgtgacagcaagtggatcctgctcccattcagtgacgatgcatcagtagggtcaagtctgacggctgtggaagaggataagctgattgagatgtccacagactctgtcaggaggcatatgtacgacacacagccccttgttaaattctggataagttgccagacagaatttccacagcttgctgcaaaagcaatgaggtgtcttttgccctttccaaccacatacctgtgtgagagtggtttttctacactggcgtacttaaagaataagtacagggctaggcttgatccagagaatgacatgagactgtctctgtctaccatttcgccacgaatagacaggctgtgtggacttcaccacgcccagatatcacactga
- the zgc:171929 gene encoding putative transcription factor ovo-like protein 3 isoform X1 yields MPRSFLVKKKRGAFGAWQWKESEQLEWKQENTVVSKIAMEQISCSPDTQQHAALIQSEAPSGYGTAAGRRESVASAGSGALGTDSRHDWSTLMLRGSFYHPSTLTLVSRAKPRPPSSPGSGDFMCSLCHKTFPLQRMLTRHLKCHSLVKRHPCRFCGKGFNDTFDLKRHMRTHTGIRPYKCELCEKAFTQRCSLESHMRKIHAVHQQYAYRQRRSKIFVCEDCGFTSSRPDEYFHHVRQCHPGSPALRRRQQLYLTCPGAAHTSRGGNQRNQTCRHCKALHLPSPCDH; encoded by the exons ATGCCGAGGTCTTTCCTTGTAAAAAAGAAACGCGGGGCATTTGGCGCCTGGCAATGGAAAGAGTCAGAGCAGCTTGAGTGGAAACAAGAGAATACAGTAG TGAGTAAAATTGCTATGGAGCAGATATCCTGCAGTCCTGACACCCAACAGCATGCAGCTTTGATTCAGTCAGAAGCCCCCTCAGGATATGGGACAGCAGCTGGAAGGAGAGAGTCAGTAGCTTCAGCAGGATCAGGAGCACTTGGGACTGACAGCAGGCATGATTGGTCCACACTTATGCTACGAGGCTCCTTCTACCATCCCAGTACGCTGACACTGGTCAGCAGAGCCAAG CCCCGTCCCCCTTCTTCCCCTGGTTCAGGTGATTTTATGTGCTCACTGTGCCACAAGACATTCCCCCTGCAGCGCATGTTGACCCGTCACCTGAAGTGCCACAGCCTGGTGAAGAGACATCCATGTAGATTCTGTGGGAAAGGATTCAACGACACCTTCGACCTCAAGAGGCATATGcgaacacacacag GTATCCGTCCCTACAAGTGTGAACTATGTGAGAAAGCCTTCACACAGCGTTGCTCTCTGGAGTCCCATATGAGGAAGATTCACGCCGTTCACCAACAGTATGCCTACCGCCAGAGACGCTCCAAGATCTTTGTGTGTGAGGATTGTGGTTTCACCTCTAGCCGCCCTGATGAGTACTTCCATCATGTGAGACAGTGCCACCCCGGCAGTCCTGCCCTCCGAAG GAGACAACAGCTGTATTTGACATGTCCAGGAGCTGCACATACAAGCAGAGGAGGTAACCAAAGAAACCAAACATGCCGTCACTGCAAGGCTCTGCACCTGCCATCCCCCTGTGACcattga
- the zgc:171929 gene encoding putative transcription factor ovo-like protein 3 isoform X2, protein MPRSFLVKKKRGAFGAWQWKESEQLEWKQENTVVSKIAMEQISCSPDTQQHAALIQSEAPSGYGTAAGRRESVASAGSGALGTDSRHDWSTLMLRGSFYHPSTLTLVSRAKPRPPSSPGSGDFMCSLCHKTFPLQRMLTRHLKCHSLVKRHPCRFCGKGFNDTFDLKRHMRTHTGIRPYKCELCEKAFTQRCSLESHMRKIHAVHQQYAYRQRRSKIFVCEDCGFTSSRPDEYFHHVRQCHPGSPALRRYYRRQAHENNSFASAERKLNPYLLYSTPAYYI, encoded by the exons ATGCCGAGGTCTTTCCTTGTAAAAAAGAAACGCGGGGCATTTGGCGCCTGGCAATGGAAAGAGTCAGAGCAGCTTGAGTGGAAACAAGAGAATACAGTAG TGAGTAAAATTGCTATGGAGCAGATATCCTGCAGTCCTGACACCCAACAGCATGCAGCTTTGATTCAGTCAGAAGCCCCCTCAGGATATGGGACAGCAGCTGGAAGGAGAGAGTCAGTAGCTTCAGCAGGATCAGGAGCACTTGGGACTGACAGCAGGCATGATTGGTCCACACTTATGCTACGAGGCTCCTTCTACCATCCCAGTACGCTGACACTGGTCAGCAGAGCCAAG CCCCGTCCCCCTTCTTCCCCTGGTTCAGGTGATTTTATGTGCTCACTGTGCCACAAGACATTCCCCCTGCAGCGCATGTTGACCCGTCACCTGAAGTGCCACAGCCTGGTGAAGAGACATCCATGTAGATTCTGTGGGAAAGGATTCAACGACACCTTCGACCTCAAGAGGCATATGcgaacacacacag GTATCCGTCCCTACAAGTGTGAACTATGTGAGAAAGCCTTCACACAGCGTTGCTCTCTGGAGTCCCATATGAGGAAGATTCACGCCGTTCACCAACAGTATGCCTACCGCCAGAGACGCTCCAAGATCTTTGTGTGTGAGGATTGTGGTTTCACCTCTAGCCGCCCTGATGAGTACTTCCATCATGTGAGACAGTGCCACCCCGGCAGTCCTGCCCTCCGAAGGTACTACCGCCGTCAGGCCCATGAGAACAACAGCTTTGCTTCAGCAGAACGTAAACTCAACCCCTATTTGTTGTACTCAACCCCTGCATACTACATCTAG